The following proteins come from a genomic window of Mariniflexile sp. TRM1-10:
- a CDS encoding GxxExxY protein, which produces MTENEISNKLIGLAIEVHKALGPGLLESAYKECLMYKIIQSGMFAEKEKPMPLVFEEVKLDCGYRIDILVEHKLVIEIKSVEALNDVHLAQTLTYMKLGGFKLGLLINFNVALLKNGIRRVINNL; this is translated from the coding sequence ATGACAGAAAACGAAATCTCTAATAAGCTAATAGGTTTGGCCATTGAAGTTCATAAAGCATTAGGTCCTGGGTTACTTGAGAGCGCCTATAAAGAATGTTTAATGTACAAAATCATTCAATCAGGGATGTTTGCAGAAAAGGAAAAGCCCATGCCTTTAGTTTTTGAAGAAGTCAAATTAGATTGTGGTTACAGAATAGATATATTGGTAGAGCATAAACTGGTTATTGAAATAAAAAGTGTAGAAGCATTAAATGATGTTCATTTGGCACAAACACTAACATATATGAAGCTTGGTGGCTTCAAACTTGGATTGTTGATCAACTTTAATGTTGCATTGTTGAAAAACGGAATAAGAAGAGTAATAAATAACCTATAA